Proteins from a single region of Equus asinus isolate D_3611 breed Donkey chromosome 17, EquAss-T2T_v2, whole genome shotgun sequence:
- the LOC139040437 gene encoding olfactory receptor 4C11-like produces MKQNNSVTEFILLGLTQDHKKQKMVFAIFFIFYLGTVLGNLLIIVTIKFSQTLGSPMYFFLFYLSLVDTCFSTSTAPRLIVDALSAKKIISYNECMTQIFALHLFGAMEIFVLVLMAVDHYAAICKPLHYPIIMNRQVCIILIVLAWIGSFIHSIAQIILALRLLFCGSNLIDRYCCDMQPLLKLACIDIYVINLLVVSNSGALCTSSFVILMISYIVILHSLRNHSAEGRKKALSTCTTHIIVVVLFFGPCIFIYTRPPSTFSMDKMVAVFYTIGTPLVNPLIYTLRNAEVKNVMRKLWHVKITSDSKK; encoded by the coding sequence ATGAAGCAAAATAACAGTGTAACTGAGTTCATACTGTTAGGATTGACACAGGAtcataaaaagcagaaaatggtGTTTgcaatcttcttcattttctatttgggAACTGTGCTGGGGAATTTGCTTATTATTGTAACCATCAAGTTCAGCCAGACACTTGGAagccccatgtacttcttcctattttatttgtCCTTAGTTGATACCTGCTTTTCAACGTCCACAGCCCCTAGACTAATTGTAGATGCTCTCTCTgcaaagaaaatcatttcttACAATGAGTGCATGACTCAAATCTTTGCACTGCATTTATTTGGCGCCATGGAGATCTTTGTCCTTGTCCTCATGGCCGTTGATCACTATGCGGCAATCTGTAAGCCCTTGCACTATCCAATCATCATGAACCGGCAGGTCTGCATCATCCTGATTGTTCTTGCATGGATAGGGTCTTTTATACATTCTATAGCTCAGATTATCCTGGCCTTGAGATTGCTTTTCTGTGGATCCAATTTGATTGATCGTTATTGCTGTGATATGCAGCCTTTGTTGAAACTAgcctgcatagatatttatgtgatCAACCTATTAGTGGTGTCTAATAGTGGGGCCCTTTGCACAAGCAGTTTTGTCATTTTGATGATCTCATATATTGTCATCTTGCATTCGCTGAGAAACCACAGtgcagaagggaggaaaaaagctcTCTCCACTTGCACTACCCACATCATTGTAGTTGTCTTATTCTTTGGTccatgtatattcatatatacacgCCCCCCAAGCACTTTCTCAATGGACAAGATGGTGGCAGTATTTTATACTATTGGAACACCCTTAGTCAACCCACTCATCTACACATTGAGGAATGCAGAAGTGAAAAATGTGATGAGAAAGTTATGGCATGTCAAAATTACCTCAGACAGCAAAAAGTGA